AAGCTGTGTAGAAATAAGAATTGTACAGACATAGGtataaaggaaataaaaatttaggACAGCCCTTCGCATATTATGAATGAAGTCAAAGaaaattgtgaaaaaaacaatgtGGAGGAAAAGAATGAAACCACATTTAAGGATATAAAgggatataaaaatataaataatattattaattatttgataaCAGTTGGTGTGTGGGAAATGTATACATATGAATGGCTATTTAATCGAAAAacgtatttatattatcatacattattaaagggttactatttttatgataaaaataacaatcttactttatttaatgatcagaatttttttttatatgtatgtacatttgaaaatactgaatttatttcctattttttttttaataattctcccaaaaaaataaaattaactaGCTATACAAAAACTATGCAAGGAAGGAGAAAAAAACAGGAAGATAGATTTATAGCAATTACCGATTTaactaaatatatagacccaaatgattataaaacattatttttttataaaataaatcctttttattttttttcaatttttgaTGGTCATAGAGGAATAAAAGCATGTGAATATTGCCTCACacacataataataaatattatttattttttttacaaccAGCAAAATGTACAAGATAAAAATGGGGatgcaaaaaatgaaaataaagaagagCCTATTGATAGTACTTCCGACCAAATGATAAACCccaaaaaacaaaaaatagaacACCATATTTCAACAATTTCCGACCCACCAAATGGTGACAATAtggataataaaattgcaGATCAATGTTCAGGATGTGATCCAGAAAATGAGGGCAAACAAGAGAAAACTGATACAGTTCAAAATTCTCAAACTAATAACGTATCAGATGTTAACGACATTAATAAGGAAGACAAtgcaaacaaaaataaaaacaagcGTTCAAGCGTTAATATAGATGGCGATGacaatgtaaaaaaaagaaaatatgataataaaaataatttgaaaaatataaagatatgTAAGGATGACATCAATACTGAAGATATCAATTCAGACgttaataacaaaaatgagAAACCTGAGCACGTTGATAAATGtgaaaatattgaaaatgatgcaaaaaatgaaaacaagCCAAATgatatagatataaataatactaaacataataaagaagaaaattataaatatttagatGAATTATCAGATGATGAAATtatagaatatttaaaattagcttttttaaaaacagatgaacaatttttaaaagctTCAAAATTTCCAAATCATGGATGTACAATTGtttctttaattatttttaaaaataaaatgtatgtaGCTAATTTGGGAGATTGTAGAGCTCTTGGAATTGTCAACATAAACAACGTATTGGTAATGGCTTtctcatatttatttcattctTTTTCGCTATAAAATGTCAATAAGTTTGTTATGtaacatataatttttttcatttttcatttttcattttttcttttcatgTTTGAACCAAAGAAACCAGA
This Plasmodium chabaudi chabaudi strain AS genome assembly, chromosome: 12 DNA region includes the following protein-coding sequences:
- a CDS encoding protein phosphatase PPM9, putative (term=annotation;date=20150109;qualifier=removed_product=protein phosphatase 2C, putative;qualifier=added_product=protein phosphatase ppm9, putative;qualifier=added_gene_name=ppm9;qualifier=added_literature=pmid:25011111;qualifier=added_ec_number=3.1.3.16;curatorName=ucb@sanger.ac.uk;~pfam_scan;Pfam:PF00481.17; E()=1.2E-27;score=97.0;query 383-532;description=PP2C;~pfam_scan;Pfam:PF00481.17; E()=5.3E-11;score=42.5;query 571-620;description=PP2C;~iprscan;InterPro:IPR036457 : PPM-type phosphatase domain superfamily;Superfamily:SSF81606; score=4.84E-51;query 99-628;description=PPM-type phosphatase domain superfamily;~iprscan;InterPro:IPR001932 : Protein phosphatase 2C-related;Prosite:PS51746; score=33.549;query 112-628;description=PPM-type phosphatase domain;~iprscan;InterPro:IPR001932 : Protein phosphatase 2C-related;SMART:SM00332; score=1.9E-50;query 103-626;description=PPM-type phosphatase domain;~iprscan;InterPro:IPR001932 : Protein phosphatase 2C-related;Pfam:PF00481; score=1.3E-27;query 383-532;description=PPM-type phosphatase domain;~iprscan;InterPro:IPR001932 : Protein phosphatase 2C-related;Pfam:PF00481; score=5.5E-11;query 571-620;description=PPM-type phosphatase domain), whose amino-acid sequence is MNEVKENCEKNNVEEKNETTFKDIKGYKNINNIINYLITVGVWEMYTYEWLFNRKTYLYYHTLLKGYYFYDKNNNLTLFNDQNFFLYVCTFENTEFISYFFFNNSPKKIKLTSYTKTMQGRRKKQEDRFIAITDLTKYIDPNDYKTLFFYKINPFYFFSIFDGHRGIKACEYCLTHIIINIIYFFYNQQNVQDKNGDAKNENKEEPIDSTSDQMINPKKQKIEHHISTISDPPNGDNMDNKIADQCSGCDPENEGKQEKTDTVQNSQTNNVSDVNDINKEDNANKNKNKRSSVNIDGDDNVKKRKYDNKNNLKNIKICKDDINTEDINSDVNNKNEKPEHVDKCENIENDAKNENKPNDIDINNTKHNKEENYKYLDELSDDEIIEYLKLAFLKTDEQFLKASKFPNHGCTIVSLIIFKNKMYVANLGDCRALGIVNINNVLKPEPLSHDHKPNDPKEKERIKKMGGDVVCLQNVYRVKANTKKNDSEKPSLLERLSFKDEVYLAVSRAIGDKDFKHNNVISAMPDVVCKEIYDSSLNQNKNITDLENNNEIDEDYFKDSNLYLSSDEMNYHFVIMACDGVWDTLSNKDVTQIIQKYQNDPDKACSEIIKTAYSYGSQDNLTAMLLKLF